The region GCAtgtccctcatggctcagtgggtaaagaatccacatgcaatgcaaaatacacaggagatgcgggtttgatccctgggtttggaagatcccctggaggaagaaatggcaacccactccagtattcttgcctggaaattgcGCGGaaatagcctggcaggctacactccatggggttgcaaagagtcagacacaactgagcgactaggcaaGCAAGCAACTTGGCATGTGAGTATCATGGTAGCTCATAACAGCCCTTACAAGGTGGGTCTAAGTCTACAACTTTCATAAGCTTTTTACATGATTAGTACTTTTTTATTGTAATACTATTAAACGAATAGTATCCATCAAGTAAGAATTTTGTTCTTTCCCCTTCCTGCCCTCTCATTATGAAATGTAATGAAACATACACAAGATGGGAGAGAAGAGTTCCtagacaaagagaaattaaagcttGGTTCTATTCTACTGTGGGAGTCTTCTCTTCAGCAAACTTTCTATATATGTGCTGTGTTATAAATTATGAGATAGTTATTCACCTACTcttttgtgaattttacctcatGGTATAATATACTTTGAAATGTGGTATTTATCATGTGTGTACTTCCAGCTAAAATACCCATACACTAATGTCATAAACCATTCCTTTATTTTCATCCACAGATGTACATTTACCTATAGGTAGTATCATGGGTGGACTTCCAAGGCAGGTCTaagtctataattttttttttgaacttttaaaatgattactaCTTTTAACTGTAATGCTATTAAATGAATAGCATCTTGGGTCAAAGCCATTCCTGTTCAAAACATTAAGCACATATACAAATAAGCTTATTTCCCAGAGATATCTACTGTCAACAttaatatttctgtatatatctatataaacacTATTCTTTACTATTTAAGGGAAATTGTACTGCATAGGTTTTTAATTCAGCTTTgcctatttattaattttattaattggttacattatttttatcattagttttcttttacttttcagtggtttttttttttttttggatcagaTGTGGTTCAAGCTGCATTATCTCAACATATTTTGGGGGGTCTTTAATCACACAAATATCTGATGAATGTCTATGTGCCAGAGATAGCGTTTATGCTGTTTCAAAGTctccattttgttattttatattaattcagggttttattttatttttttgtggtcaCATCAGATTTCAgtcttaaatatataaaacagaactatttttcttttaaatttaagttaatgTCATCCTTTCTGTTATctagagatcttttttttttttttttggtacctgACATATTCAAGTAGACATTTAGAAATGTGTGCTGCTTAGAAAAGTAGACATACTTGAAGAAAGGAATGGTAATGCCCAGTAGTAAGAGAACAGTAGGGAaatcccttaaaaaactaggaataaaactaccatataaccctagtttttaaaggcattcccatactgttctccatggtggctgtattaatttacatccccaccaatagtgcaagaggcattgcttttctctacaccctctccagcatttattatttgtagattttttgatgacggccattttgattggtgtgaggtgatacctcattgtagttttaatttgaatttctctaataatgagtgatgttgaccaactttttgtatgtttattagccatctgtatgtcttctttggagaaatgtctgtttaggttttctgcccacgttttgattgggttgctaTTCTGGTagtgagctgcatgagttgcttgtatattttggagattaatcctttgttggtggtttcatttgcaattatttcctcccattctgagggttgtcttttcatcttgtttatagtttactttgctgtgcaaaagtttgtaagtttaattaggtcttattagtttattgtttttatttccaatactctgatATCTCTggggaaagccttcctcagcgatcaatgcaaagaaatagaggaaaacaatagggaaagactagagatctcttcaagaaaattagagataccaagggaacatttcatgcaaagatgggttcaataaaggacagaaatgatgggttcgataaaggacagaaatggtatggacataacagaagcagaagatattaagaaaaggtggcaagaatacacagaaggactgtacaaaaaagaccttcacgacccagataatcacaatggtgtgatcactcagctggagccagacatcctggaatgtgaagtcaggtgggccttagaaagcatcactatgagcaaatctagtggaggcaatggaattccagttgagctattttgaatcctcagagatgatgccatgaaagtgctgcactcaatatgccagcaaatttggaaaactcagcagtggccataggactggaaaaaggtcagttttcattccaatctcaaagaaaggcaatcccgaagaatgctcaaactaccacacaattgcactcatctcacatgctagtaaagtaatgctcaaaattctccaagacagccttcagcaatatgtgaatcatgaacttccagatgttcaagctggttttagaaaaggcagaggaaccagagatcaaattgccaacatccactggatcatcaaaaaagcaagagagttctggaaaaacatctatttctgttttattggctatgccaaagcctttgactgtgtggagcacaataaactgtggaaaattctgaaagagatgagaataccagaccacctgacccacctcttgagaaacctgtatgcaggtcagaaagcaacagttagaactggacatggaccaacagactggttccaagtaggaaaaagagtacaacaaggctgtatattgtcaccctgcttatttgccttatatgcagagtacatcatgaggaatgctgggctggaggaagcacaagctggaatcaagattgccaggagaaatatcaataacctcagatatgcagatgacaccacccttatggcagaaagtgaagaggaactaaaaagcctcttgatgaaagtgaaagaggagagtgaaaaagttggctttaagctcaacattcagaaaactaagatcatggcatctggtccacttcatggcaaatagatggggaaacagtggaagcagtgtcagactttacttttttgggctccaaaatcacagcagatggtgactgcagccatgaaattaaaagacacttgctccttggaaggaaaattatgaccaacctagatagcatattaaaaagcagagacattactttgccaacaaaggtctgtctagtcaagtttatggtttttccagtggtcatgtatggatgtgagagttggattgtgaagaaagctgagggcggaaaaattgatgcttttgaactgtggtgttggagaagactcttgagagtcccttggactgcaaggagatccaaccagtccatcctaaaggagatcagtcctgggtgttcattggaaggactgatgctgaagctgaaattccaatactttggccacctcatgcgaagagctggctcattggaaaagaccatgatgctgggagggattgggggcaggaggagaaggggacgacagaggatgagatggctggatggcatcactgactcgctgggcatgagtttgagtatactccgggagttggtgatggacagggaggcatggcgtgctgcggttcatggggttgcaaagagtcggacatgactgagtgactgaactgaactgatgatatctctacaatgataaaaataatatacaagaGGTTGACACTAGTaggtaaaattgtttttaagttcaAAATATGCAGTTTATATCAAAGTGCTTAGAAAAATGCTTGACataatttgttttcaataaatttaataaattgtttTGTCACAACTGTTTCAAATTACTccaaaaatcatttttagaataaaatatacatgaattcaatgaattaaaaacaaaagtttttttgGACTATAAGATTAATAAGATGAAATATGCAAAACAACTTTCAGTCATATGTCTTAAAAGAAGTATATATCACAAGCAATTAAGCAATGATATTTCAAGGTGGTAGATTATATCTAGCCTGATATCAAATATTGGCAATGGGAGTTTTGCAAGGGGCACTAGCAaggtattataaaaataattcagttgcTGCTGAAAGGAGATCCTAATTGAAAATAGGGACATTGCATCCGGAGATGAGAAGTAGTATGGGACAATAATGCATttgtctttttacattttaaaagatgccaTTTAGAGAATCAAACAAAGATACTGAGTATTGACTCAGGAGCAGAATTTTGGAAGGAAGCTCTGATAGTCAGGTGGGTAGAACTTTGCTACAGAGAAGCAAACTTTAAAGAAAGAACTTTCTAATAAGGAGTCTTGTCCAAAATAACTTAGTCCCAAGAGTATTGGATAAGTGAAGAAATCACTCTGAGTGTTCCTTGTGTAGTCCTCATGGGATGGTTCTGGAGTTTGTCTTTGTTACAAAATTATAATTGACTTATTTTACAGTCCCCTCTCAGAGGGACTTCTTCCTCCAAAATTCTGAAACACTTTCTGCTGCAATTCTCTGAAATAGTTTCAtgggactggaaaaaaaaattgactacCCTGGATTCTGGCTGCTACTATTTGTGTAGCTCATCAGGGATCAGGGAGTCTAGCTGCTTGTCTTAAATTTCCATTTTGCTCCCGTCTTCACTCTAAGGCCTGTGAAGCATGTAGCATGGAGGCAAGAGATTTTCATGCAGTTTGATTTCATAGATTCCTTGTCACCTATTTCAATTTTGGTAGCAAAATATCCGTAATTCTCTAAGAGAATGAAAGAGACCTAGTCTATCATCTCCACCCAGTGTTCATGAAGACAGATAAAACAGGTTTTCAGACAAGACTGGAGTAAAGAAAGAGCAAGCTTTAATAATAGGTAATGGAAAATAATGGACCTATAGGCAATACCACTAACAAAGAATATTGTCATGCCATGCTTAAGAGTGTTGTTATTTTATTGGGGAGTAAACaatatttgagattaattttgatattgtctttgagagtttttatttttcaactacaTCTTTTTTCCTagactgaaataaaaagaatttggaTCTCTGCAATTTTACATGAAAAAGTTCACAAGATAGAAATACACATTCAGGTAAGaataattatagaaaaagcaCACCTATTTTTGTCACATAATAAGGCAGCCAAGAACATTTTCtatatgattaaaatatatttttcttgaatttcaaaATGTGCCAAGAGTGAAAGATTATCAAGATGAAACTGAACCTTGATAATTCATATTCCAATGTTTGAAGGAAGGTCATAGTTAAATCAGACTGGCAAGTGATAActgatgtttaaaatatattactaaagaTGTATATTCTATGATCTTTTTTATCTCTTGTTCCATTTCTTagaattcaaaattataaaaatcctgTTTTCTCGAATTTATTTCTTGCCTAATACAAACTCTTTATAATTCTTCTATGAATAGAGGTGAATCTTTTCATAGTTCATATCCTACAATTTTGTACAAAGGTGATATATATGATATTACTCTACTATATTATCCTAGGTTAGGTTAtccttgaaatattaatatattacttttattgaTATGGCATCAAAAGTGTAGCATTTGACTTGGCCTAAGAACaaattttcttctccttctccatcttctactccttcttcttctttgtctcctttttaAACAGGAGAAAAGTGCAAGGTTTATTAATCATGTGACTCTTTGCAGAAAGaagttacatgtaaaataattttagcatGTTTCAAAGGTACTTTCTCTTCTGAGTCTTTTTTTGACTGTAAACCAACACATGGCGACCTATGCTTGAAAATGTTCCATTCAGCTTTATGTCTAAAAAGAGTCATTCTATTAGTTCTAGAATAAAATTTAACTGTCTTCATGGATGTTAACCTGTAAACttaatttaatttattctgtCACATCCTATTAAAACCAAATTACATTTATTTGAATGGGTTTCACACATGTAGTTTATCAGTAGAGTGAGGTTAGTGAGTGAGAATAGTATTATTTTGTTCAGCCATTTACCCAtgaattaatttcatggcttttttttggccgtgcactgtgtggcttgtgggatcttagttctccaaccagggattgaacttgggcccttggcagtgaaagcacagagtcttaaccactggaccaccaggggatcccCTTATGTTCTTTTTGAGAAAGTTTTtgggaaaagcaacaaatgaaagaagcagagaaagttATGAAGGTTTCAGGATTCCCCAGGATTTTTTGTAGAccataaaaaacacaaaataaaagctCTTACAACTGAGGGAATCTTGAGATTCAAAATGAAACTCAGCATATTTTCTAAGGTTTTAATAGTatacattcattttaattttgttaaaaatattttgaggatcATTTGCTGGCTTTTATTATTCATACCAGTCTTTGAAAGGATAACTGACAGTTGGTTGAAGTATCGTCAAGAAGAAAAGATGTGTAAGGCTATCCTTAATTGCTAGACAGCTTAATTGACAATGAGTGCATTGTTTcatagagaaataataaaaatatttaaaattaaccaAAATTGTCTTGATTGCTTAACAGGTCACCCAAATTCAAATAAGTTAATTTGGATGCTTCCAGGAAGTCAATACTTTTGTTCTCAAAACTACTCAATACTACTGAGCTCTAACCTCATATTACAAGTTCAGTAAAACGTGctatttaatatattcttttacacAGTTAACATTTTTGATTAGTTCTTTCTCTcatttggaaaagtttgagatgAAGTAATGTCTTCACAGATTTATATAGAGAAAACCAAGATCAATAAACTTCACAGGATAAAAAATATAAAGGTATcactcacattttattttctcacttaaaTAAAATTAGACTAGTTCCAGAAGttgaagatttattttattttaaaagatctcaAAGTAAAGCAATTTAGTTCTTTAGTAATGTACTTGGAATTGTAAGAGCTATTTTGTGTAGAAAGTTCGTATAATCTTGGAATGTACTTTTAgcttcttttccttcattaatCTTTTATTACTGAATTGAAGCAAAGTATTACATATAAAAGtgaatatttaatgataaaattcATGGAAGTGTCTTTTTCTTAGTACAAACTTATCAGATTTTAGTATTTTGAAATCACAGATGACATCTCACAAAATATCTCATTTGACAAACTCTGTTGTGTTGAAATTAACACTAGacttgatttcaaaatatttcatcttGAGTCTAAATTCCATTTTTAACCAGTTGTGTTACCTCAGGCAACTCAAACTCtcatatttcttttgctttgtctAAGCTTAATAGAATAATGGATATGAAAATATTATGTCAACCATAAAGTATTTTTAGATGTAAAGTGTTATTTGTGATACTAGCGAGAGAGGAGAAACGTCGCTGACTTTCTCTTGTGCCTTTAAGCAGAAGTCTGCATGGGTGACCAGGGAGGAGACAACCACTCAGAAGTGACCGACTTCGTTCTCGTCGGCATCAGGGTCCGTCCAGAGTTCCACagtcttcttttcctccttttcctcattGTTTACTGGATGGTCCTTCTGGGGAACCTTAGCATGATTGGCATCATTGTGACTGATCCTCGGCTGAACACACCAATGTATTTCTTCCTAGGCAATCTCTCCGTCATCGACCTCTCCTACTCCACTGTTATTGTACCCAAAGCCATGGTCAACATTCTATCTCAGAGAAAGACCATATCCTTTGCAGGTTGCGTGGCTCAGCTGTTTCTTTACGCACTTTTCATGGTAACAGAGGCCTTTGTCTTGGCAGCCATGGCTTATGACCGCTTCATTGCCATCTGCAACCCACTCCTCTACACTGTCCGCATGTCAAGAAGTCTCTGTATCCAACTGGTGGCTGGTTCTTATCTTTGTGGCTGGGTCAGTTCCATCC is a window of Odocoileus virginianus isolate 20LAN1187 ecotype Illinois chromosome 23, Ovbor_1.2, whole genome shotgun sequence DNA encoding:
- the LOC110152584 gene encoding olfactory receptor 9K2-like, with translation MGDQGGDNHSEVTDFVLVGIRVRPEFHSLLFLLFLIVYWMVLLGNLSMIGIIVTDPRLNTPMYFFLGNLSVIDLSYSTVIVPKAMVNILSQRKTISFAGCVAQLFLYALFMVTEAFVLAAMAYDRFIAICNPLLYTVRMSRSLCIQLVAGSYLCGWVSSILQISVTFSMSFCASRVIDHFYCDSNPIEKISCSNVFMNKMVSLSLAILIILPTIVVIVVSYMYIVSTVLKIRSSEGRKKAFSTCSSHLGVVSLLYGTVSFVYLTPPNNPELRKVASVCYILFTPMLNPLIYSLRNKDVKDAVRKVVWKKKVLL